In Leuconostoc kimchii IMSNU 11154, one genomic interval encodes:
- the fabZ gene encoding 3-hydroxyacyl-ACP dehydratase FabZ, with the protein MPVLTTTEIMALIPNRYPILYMDYVEEMVPDESIVAVKNVTINEQFFQGHFPGNPVMPGVLIIESLAQAASILILSSPQFKGKTAYMTGIDNAKFKKMVVPGDVLKLHVSFGKLRSNMGSVIVEAKVDGKTATSAELMFVVSPDETE; encoded by the coding sequence ATGCCAGTGCTTACAACAACAGAAATTATGGCCCTTATTCCAAACCGATATCCTATTCTTTATATGGATTATGTTGAAGAAATGGTGCCTGATGAATCAATTGTTGCGGTTAAAAACGTGACAATCAATGAACAGTTTTTCCAAGGTCATTTTCCGGGAAATCCTGTCATGCCAGGCGTACTTATTATCGAGTCATTAGCGCAAGCTGCCTCGATTTTAATCTTATCATCACCACAGTTTAAAGGTAAGACGGCCTACATGACAGGTATTGATAATGCTAAGTTCAAGAAAATGGTTGTGCCAGGAGATGTACTAAAGTTACATGTTTCATTTGGCAAGCTACGTTCGAACATGGGGAGTGTTATCGTCGAAGCCAAAGTTGATGGCAAAACAGCAACATCTGCTGAGCTGATGTTTGTTGTTTCACCAGATGAAACAGAATGA
- a CDS encoding MarR family winged helix-turn-helix transcriptional regulator: MNESVLEDFEELNNELVSVFNNVMWIEEAALKQSYFSDITLKDMHTIDAISMYSEKSASQVAKIIHLTPSAMTTAIDRLVDKGYIERRRSNTDRRVVRLGLTHKGRVVYRAHQGFHRDLTHNLLDNMQPSEAETVKRAIHNLVSYLANVIKQ; this comes from the coding sequence ATGAACGAATCAGTATTAGAAGATTTTGAAGAATTAAATAATGAACTTGTTTCCGTGTTTAATAATGTGATGTGGATCGAAGAAGCTGCCTTGAAGCAAAGTTATTTTTCAGATATTACATTAAAGGATATGCATACAATTGATGCAATATCTATGTATTCTGAAAAGAGTGCTTCGCAAGTAGCTAAAATAATTCACTTGACGCCAAGTGCCATGACCACCGCTATCGATCGATTGGTTGATAAAGGGTACATTGAAAGACGACGCTCTAATACAGATCGTCGTGTTGTCCGCTTGGGTTTAACGCATAAAGGACGCGTTGTTTATCGTGCACATCAAGGCTTTCATCGTGATTTAACACACAACCTTCTGGACAATATGCAACCATCAGAAGCTGAAACCGTCAAACGGGCAATTCATAATTTAGTGAGCTATTTAGCAAATGTCATTAAACAATAA
- a CDS encoding beta-ketoacyl-ACP synthase III — MEKLKIVASARQLPEQQVTNQTLSQIMDTNDDWIFSRTGIHQRHIVTNENTSDLAIKVATQLLNKTGIAAETLDFIIVSTMSPDSLSPSTAAIVQGAIGADNAFAFDLSAACSGFVYGMSVASSLLATRYHRGIVIGAEVLSKLVDWQDRTTAVLFGDGAAGVLVETTQDNVGLLAEELQTFGNKGENLIAGRFANKNPFSGEISPEDPYFHQNGREVYSFATREVPNVLQIALDKANVSADDVDYYLLHQANARIVSSIAKRFGQPADKFPTNMAQNGNTSAASIGLLFDDLIESGQVHAGQTIAFVGFGGGLTVGAQIFKI, encoded by the coding sequence ATGGAAAAGTTAAAAATTGTGGCGTCAGCGCGACAACTTCCAGAGCAGCAAGTTACGAATCAAACATTGAGTCAAATAATGGACACCAACGATGATTGGATTTTCAGTCGTACAGGTATTCACCAACGACACATTGTGACCAATGAAAACACAAGTGATTTAGCAATAAAAGTAGCTACGCAATTACTTAATAAAACAGGGATTGCAGCAGAAACGTTAGATTTTATTATCGTCAGTACCATGTCACCAGACAGTTTATCACCAAGCACCGCAGCTATTGTGCAGGGCGCTATTGGTGCTGATAATGCGTTTGCATTTGATTTAAGCGCAGCTTGTTCAGGCTTTGTTTATGGCATGAGCGTAGCTTCTAGTTTGTTAGCTACAAGGTATCATCGTGGTATAGTTATTGGTGCAGAGGTATTATCTAAATTAGTGGATTGGCAAGATCGTACCACGGCAGTATTGTTTGGTGATGGCGCGGCAGGTGTACTTGTCGAGACAACACAAGATAATGTCGGATTACTGGCGGAAGAACTTCAAACTTTTGGTAACAAGGGAGAAAATCTAATCGCAGGTCGGTTTGCCAACAAAAATCCATTTTCTGGTGAAATTAGCCCAGAAGACCCCTATTTCCATCAAAATGGTCGGGAAGTTTACAGTTTTGCAACACGTGAAGTCCCTAATGTTTTACAAATTGCATTAGATAAGGCAAATGTTTCAGCAGATGACGTTGATTACTACTTATTACACCAAGCTAATGCGCGCATTGTATCTTCAATCGCTAAACGTTTTGGACAACCGGCAGATAAATTTCCAACAAATATGGCTCAAAATGGTAATACAAGTGCAGCTAGCATTGGATTATTGTTCGATGATTTAATTGAGTCTGGACAGGTACATGCTGGACAAACTATTGCGTTCGTAGGCTTTGGTGGCGGCTTAACTGTCGGTGCACAGATATTTAAAATTTAA
- a CDS encoding acyl carrier protein gives MTDAEIFDKVKEILVDQFDLEENEVTLTTDLTNDIDADSLDLFEVLNRVEDDFDIKLAVAENIKTTQDLVDKVKEQLAA, from the coding sequence ATGACAGATGCAGAAATTTTTGACAAAGTTAAAGAAATATTGGTTGATCAATTTGATTTAGAAGAAAATGAAGTGACTTTAACAACAGATTTGACAAACGATATTGATGCAGATTCATTGGATTTGTTTGAAGTTTTGAACCGCGTTGAAGATGATTTTGACATTAAGTTGGCTGTTGCAGAAAACATTAAGACAACACAAGACTTGGTTGACAAAGTTAAGGAACAATTGGCAGCTTAA
- a CDS encoding nitronate monooxygenase — protein sequence MVTNVDNPIFKKLGMKYPIVEGGMTWAGTGALAAAVSEGGGLGFIGTGYWHGEDVRKEIKRVKSLTDKPFGVNVMLLSRHIREVFDVIIEEGVAVVATGAGDPSPFLEELHAAGIIVMPVVPSVSLARMMEKKGVDAVIAEGMESGGHIGMLTTMTLVPQVVDAVNIPVIAAGGIGDGRGVAAAFMLGAAGAQMGTRFLTATESEVHPNFKAKIIKAKDIDTIVTGNIMGNRARVLKNKMAKNFVKNEVNELQKEKPDAAAIEALESGTLRRAVQEGDKEGGAFMAGQVSGMIRDEKPAADILSDIWAQATDLMGIENKTRV from the coding sequence ATGGTAACTAACGTAGATAACCCAATTTTTAAAAAATTAGGCATGAAGTATCCCATTGTTGAAGGTGGCATGACCTGGGCTGGTACAGGAGCCTTGGCAGCTGCTGTTTCTGAAGGTGGTGGTTTGGGATTTATTGGTACTGGCTACTGGCACGGTGAGGATGTACGTAAAGAAATTAAACGTGTCAAGTCACTTACTGATAAGCCATTTGGCGTTAATGTGATGCTACTTAGTCGGCATATACGCGAAGTGTTTGATGTGATTATTGAAGAAGGCGTGGCAGTTGTAGCCACTGGTGCTGGTGATCCGTCACCGTTCTTGGAAGAATTACACGCCGCTGGTATTATTGTTATGCCAGTTGTTCCGTCTGTTTCTTTGGCCCGAATGATGGAAAAAAAAGGTGTTGATGCCGTTATTGCTGAAGGTATGGAATCTGGTGGTCATATTGGTATGCTAACGACCATGACTTTAGTACCGCAAGTTGTTGACGCTGTTAATATTCCAGTTATTGCAGCTGGTGGTATTGGTGATGGTCGCGGTGTTGCTGCAGCATTTATGTTGGGTGCAGCAGGTGCTCAAATGGGTACGCGTTTCTTGACGGCCACCGAATCTGAAGTACACCCTAACTTTAAAGCTAAAATTATTAAAGCCAAGGACATTGACACGATTGTGACTGGAAATATCATGGGTAATCGTGCGCGTGTATTAAAAAATAAAATGGCTAAAAATTTTGTCAAAAATGAAGTCAATGAGCTGCAGAAAGAAAAACCAGATGCAGCGGCAATAGAAGCGCTTGAGTCAGGAACATTACGTCGTGCAGTACAAGAAGGCGATAAAGAAGGTGGCGCATTCATGGCTGGTCAAGTATCTGGCATGATTAGGGATGAAAAGCCGGCAGCTGATATTTTGTCTGATATATGGGCACAAGCAACTGATTTGATGGGGATTGAAAATAAAACACGAGTATAA
- a CDS encoding ACP S-malonyltransferase, whose amino-acid sequence MKLGILFSGQGAQQAGMGSDLYQALPEYKATVDQASDILGYDLQAVANDENKIKQTAYAQPAILTMSQAIVNALGTALPKPVAGLGLSLGEYSALSASGALAFDQAVAIIKDRGIYMQSVGDANPGKMVAVMGDNQKLVEDVLSDLQSEGKRVYPANYNTFAQLVIGGVAADVDIAVDALTAAGIKRMVELPVSGAFHTPLLKDAALQLTTRLAGETFNDLTYPVYSNTTGELFTPETLFDTLTKQIISPTYFAQAMQKMLDDGVDTFLEIGPSETLVKFAKKIAPKEVKRYAITDMDSFNTVRDILLAEGKEV is encoded by the coding sequence ATGAAACTAGGTATCTTATTTAGCGGGCAAGGTGCACAACAAGCTGGTATGGGTTCTGATTTATATCAGGCTTTACCAGAATATAAAGCAACAGTTGATCAAGCCTCCGATATTTTAGGTTACGACTTACAAGCGGTGGCCAATGATGAGAACAAGATTAAACAGACAGCTTATGCACAACCCGCTATTTTAACAATGAGTCAAGCAATAGTCAATGCTTTAGGTACTGCCTTGCCAAAACCAGTAGCTGGATTAGGATTGAGTTTAGGTGAATATTCTGCTTTGTCAGCTAGTGGTGCTTTAGCGTTTGACCAAGCTGTAGCAATTATTAAAGATCGTGGTATTTATATGCAATCAGTTGGGGATGCTAACCCAGGTAAAATGGTTGCGGTTATGGGTGATAACCAAAAACTGGTTGAAGATGTCTTATCTGATTTACAATCAGAAGGCAAACGTGTTTACCCAGCTAATTATAATACTTTTGCACAATTGGTTATTGGTGGCGTGGCGGCTGACGTGGACATTGCGGTTGACGCATTGACTGCAGCTGGTATAAAGCGCATGGTAGAACTACCAGTGTCAGGGGCGTTCCATACGCCGTTGTTAAAGGATGCAGCATTACAGTTGACAACACGTTTAGCTGGTGAGACATTCAACGATCTGACATATCCAGTATACTCAAATACGACAGGCGAGTTGTTCACACCAGAGACATTGTTTGATACATTAACAAAACAAATCATCTCACCAACTTATTTTGCACAAGCCATGCAAAAAATGTTAGATGATGGCGTTGATACATTCTTAGAGATTGGCCCATCTGAAACATTGGTCAAGTTTGCTAAAAAAATTGCACCAAAAGAAGTTAAGCGTTATGCGATTACTGATATGGATAGCTTTAATACCGTACGTGATATCTTGCTAGCAGAAGGAAAGGAAGTTTAA
- a CDS encoding beta-ketoacyl-ACP reductase, translated as MTDFKNKTVLVTGSSRGIGLAIAKAFDAAGANLILHARSEIKPEVLAEFQQTPRTLQFDISDAEAAEASIKALYKQEGFAGIDVLINNAGITKDQLAMAMSPADFANVVNVNLNGTFNVTQPVFKKMIRQKHGAIINLSSVVGLMGNMGQVNYAASKAGIIGFTKSLAKEGARRGIRVNAIAPGMIVSDMTAVLPETTQSEILKNIPLSRFGESSEVAEAVLFLAGSAYITGQTLTVDGGLYI; from the coding sequence ATGACGGATTTTAAAAATAAAACAGTCTTAGTGACTGGTTCATCAAGAGGTATTGGCCTTGCTATTGCAAAAGCCTTTGATGCTGCTGGCGCAAATTTGATTTTGCATGCACGGTCAGAAATTAAGCCGGAAGTGTTGGCTGAGTTCCAACAAACGCCTCGAACATTGCAGTTTGATATTTCTGATGCAGAAGCTGCAGAAGCAAGTATCAAAGCATTGTATAAGCAAGAAGGTTTCGCGGGTATTGATGTATTAATCAACAATGCTGGTATCACAAAAGATCAGTTGGCCATGGCAATGTCTCCTGCTGATTTTGCTAATGTTGTGAATGTTAATTTAAACGGTACTTTCAATGTCACACAGCCTGTTTTTAAAAAAATGATTCGTCAAAAGCATGGTGCAATTATTAATTTGAGTTCAGTCGTTGGTCTGATGGGAAACATGGGCCAGGTCAATTATGCAGCTTCAAAGGCTGGTATTATTGGCTTTACGAAGTCTTTGGCAAAAGAAGGTGCACGACGTGGCATTCGCGTGAATGCCATTGCGCCAGGTATGATTGTTTCCGACATGACAGCAGTTTTGCCAGAAACAACGCAAAGTGAAATTTTGAAAAACATACCGTTGTCGCGTTTCGGTGAGTCAAGTGAAGTTGCCGAAGCCGTATTATTCTTAGCTGGTAGTGCTTATATTACAGGTCAAACCTTGACTGTTGATGGCGGTCTATATATTTAA